tggactggtgcaagcatctcggagttggaatatacacttcgatgagttgatcaaagcatatggttttatacagacttatggtgaagcctgtatttacaagaaagtgagtgggagctctgtagcatttctaatattatatgtggatgacatattgttgattggaaatgatatagaatttctcgatagcataaaaggatacttgaataagaagtttttcaatgaaagacctcggtgaagctgcttacataattgggcatcaagatctaaagaGATAGACCAAGACccttgataagactttcaataagtacataccttgacaagattttgaagtagtccaaaatggatcagtcaaagaaggagttctttcctgtattgtgaagttgagtaagactcaaaacccgaccacagcagaatatagagagagaatgaaagtcagtccctatgcctcatccataggtcctataaagtatgccatgctgtgtaccaaacctcttgtgtaccttgccataagtttggcaagggggtacaatagtgatccagtagatcactggatagcggtcaaaattatccttagttacctatgatgactaaggagatatttctcgattatggaggtaataaagagtttttcgtaaaaggttacgtcgatgcaagctttgacaccgattcgAATGagtctgagtctcaatctggatacatattgaaagtggaagcaattagctagagtaactccatgcagagcattgtagacatagaaatttgcaaaatacatatggatatgaatgtggcagacccgttgactaaacctctctcacaccttaatactctttgggtgttcatcacatggcgatgtgaactagattattgactctagtaaaccctttggttgttggtcacatggcgatgtgaactattggtgttaatcacatggcgatgtgaactacattattgactctagtgcaagtgggatactgaaggaaatatgccctagatgcaataataaagttgttattttatactccctccgtcccaaaatataagaacgtttttaacaGTAGCATAgtgtaaaaaacgttcttatattctgggacagagggagtatttccttattcatgataaaggtttattattcatgctagaattgtattgattggaaacttaaatacatgtgtgaatacataaacaaataccgtgtccctagtaagcctctactagactagctccttgatcaaagatggttaaggtttcctaaccatggacatgtgttgtcatttgataacgggatcacatcattagaagaatgatgtgatggacaagacccattcgttagcttagcataatgatcattcagttttattgctattgatttcttcatgtcaaatacatattccttcgactatgagattatgcaactcccgaatatcggtggaatgccttgtgtgttatcaaatgtcacaacgtagctgggtgattataaagatgctctacacgtatctccgaaggtgtttgttgagttggcataggtcgagattaggatttgtctcTCCGAGTATCGGaaaggtatctttgggccctctcggtaatacacatcataagcatgcaagcaaatgactaaagagttagtcacgaggtgatgtattacggaacgagtaaagagacttgccggtaacgagattgaactaggtatgaagatatcgacgatcgaatctcgggcaaataacatactgagggacaaagggaattacgtatgttgtcataacggttcagccgataaagatcttcgtagaatatataggagccaatatgggcatccaagttccgctattgtttattgaccggagaggtgtctcggtcatgtctacatagttctcgaacccgtagggtccgtacgcttaacgttcattgacgatatagtattatatgagttatgtgatttggtgaccgaatgttgttcggagtcctggagaTCACGAAcattacgaggagtctcgaaatggtctagaggtaaagattgatatataggacgatggtattcgaaCACCGGTAGTGTTTCGGAGGGTACCgagtacttatcgggtcaccggaaaggagtttcaggtacccccggcaaagatatgtgccttatgggccaagagagagaacacaccagcccacaaggggctggtgcgcccctataGTGGCCGGCCCtatgagtaggagaaggaaagagggaagggaaaggaaagtgtggagtaggactcccccttccttccctctccccccctctttccttcccccttctttttacaaggaaaggggggcgcaggGCAAGGCAGCAGCCCTAGGGCTGCCGCCAGGTCTCTTGGAGCGCCCTAGGGGcttcctcctcccctcccacctatatatacatgggtagggggcgccacacaagaacaaaacattgtcttagccgtgtgcggcgcccccgtccaccgtttactccctcggtcatatttttgtagtgcttaggcaaagcactgcgaggatcacttcaccatcaccgtcaccacgccgtcgtgccgacggaactcatctactacctcgacgtcttgttggatcaagaaggcgagggacttcaccgagctgaacatgtgcagaatgtggaggtgccatgcgttcggtacttgatcggtcgaagcgcgaagaagttcgactacatcaaccgtgttgagaaacgcttccgcttacggtctacgagggtacgtagatacactctccccctcgttgctatgcatctccatggatagataaTTGCGTgtagatttttttgttttccatgctaCGTTTCCCATCATATAATGCTTGCAGTTGCATGTCTAGTGGTGGACATGCAACTGGCCCCGACAACTCCCCTCCCAGCCCCACTTGCAGTCCTTGTGTGCAAGTGCAATTGCAGCCAGGTTATAATGCTTGTAATTGCATGTCTAgtggttgacatgcaactggcTCGGTAACTCCCATGGGGCCCCAGTTGCAGTCCCTTTTGTGCCGGTGAAATTGCAATCGGGTCAACACTTGCAATTGAATTGTCTAGTGGTGGACATGCAACTGGCCCTGAAACTCTCTCTCCAACCGAGTTGCAATTGCTTTGTACCTCATGCAGTTGCAGTCGGGTTACAAACatttgtagttgcatgcctaatGATGGACATGCAACTGACCCAACAACTACATACCCGATCTGAGTTGTGTCCGTTTTGCGCCCCGTGCAGTTGCAGCTGGATTACAATGTTTGCAGTTATAGACATGCAACTGACACACTTGTGAGTATTTTCAtgataaaaaaaataaaaagagacaTTTTTGTTCCTCGTACAAAACAACAAAAAGATCTGACTTGCCACCCCACAAACATATGCCACTAAAAAGAAATAACAACGGGCGAGGAGGTTCGGCATTTGATCGGGATAAAAAGAAAGCGAGCAGATGACAAGCGTTAGAAAAAGATAAAAACAGGTCATGACGGGCCACTCGTGAACGTTCGTCGGACAAATTCATGCGCTGGAATGCACGTATCAGTACTTTAATCCGACTGCGAACAAAGTGTTTACATAtaagaataaaaataaaagagaaaagataacataaaataaaataataataaagacaaaataaaataaatgaaaaaTAAATCAAATGTTAACAACAACAGAAAAAGTGACCTgtaggaaaaaaacagaaaaagtgACCTGTAGGACgtgttgtttttctttttttttgaacaTGTGTAGGACATGTTGTCAAAAAGCCAATGCAGATATTAAAAAAACAGACAAAAAATAGATACCGGAGCGATAGCTGCTAGTGTGTTGGTGCATGTGGCTGCGAAGAGATGTCAAACGAAACAAGTAACCTGAAATCTAAAAAGTGCTTACGCACTATTTAGACAAATCGAGCGGCCGGCCTTGTCCGCACATCACGCTGGCTCCATCACTTATCGAATGCATGCATGGGCATGTTTTGTCTCTTAGTGCATGTGATTGGTGGCATTAAATGCGATCAGACTTATCACATGTGAAACAGATCCACATGTATTTATTTCGgattttcaatttttttaaacgTCATATCTTTCAAACCACAAATCGAAATTGAGATCCGtcttcaccgttggattcctcgtGACGAGATCTTTGAAACTAGATCCCGCATGGGCATGTTTCGACGAATTTTTTATGCCAACTTTCGTGCTATATTATGCAACTTTAGTACTGTATTGTGCAACTTTAGTACTACATCGTGCAACTTTTTCCATACCAATTTTTGGATCTGCATAATTCAACTTTCATGAGGTTGCAATGTAGCAACCATGACAACTTGATATGCAACTAGTCTACTATCCCGACCAACTACCAAGTAGTTGTTGTGCAACCCTCCTCTGTACTCGTGGATGCGTAGTTTTTCACTGTCGACACACCCTACTCCCACCTCCCCTGCAAGCGATTTGTGCAACTTAGTCTATTGTTCAAGCCAACTGCCTATTAGTCAATGTGCAACTCGTTCCCCTTCCTATTTGTGGACATGTATTTTCAATTGGCGGGGGTAACAAACAGAGTTGCACATACTCTGCTAGGTAGTTGGCCAGGGCAACATACGAAGTTGTACATCTCACAAGCAAGGACAGTTGAATGGTAATAAATTGACATTCATGAGGGTTGTGAAAAGTTTGATATAGACAGAGTGCGAAAGTTGCAAATCTCACTAGCAGGGGTGGTTTGGACCATGTGCTAGCAGGGAAACTACACATCCATGGGGGTATAGGAGAAAGTTGCAAATCACTGTTAGACAGTTGGCCGTGGCAATATCCGAAGTTGCACAACCACTACTAGAAAGTTGGCGGATGCAGTAAATAGTGAAAGCATATCCACGGGCAAGCGGAAAGTTGCACGTCAATTACCAGACAGTTGGCCTGAGCAACGGACGAAATTGCTCATCTCACTGGAAGGGGTAGTTTGAGGGGGGTGGAGGTGACATCAGTGAAAACTGCACATCCACCGGTAGGCGAAAAGTTGCACATCTACAGTCAGCTAGTTGCACATCGACTACTAGCAGTAGCACAAAACGAGGTACTAAATTGCACAAAAAAATTCATCGTAACATACCCGTgcgggatctagtttcgaagagcATGTCGTAAGGGTTCCAACGGTGAAAGCGGATCTTAATTTTGATGTTTGGTTCAAAAGTTATGGCTTTTAAAATGAAAAGGAACTCCAAATTAATGTGTTCACATCTGAGTGCTTTTCAATCCGTAATTAAAAGCACGTTGCATGCCCTTTCTACCTTTTTTACAATGAGAAAGAATCTTTCCTTTTTTGTTTGATAGAGACGTAAACTTGCTAAAAGTGATGGCCGCTGCGGAGCGCTAGCGAGCGCCCTGCCGCTCGCTAGACGCGTCCAGTAAGTAATACACCCGCGTCGTTGCGCAGCTCGTATGTGTAAAAAACAAACAGCCGACACGAATCTCCAGCCTTAAGATCATACTGTCAGAAAAATGAATGAGACCAATTTATTTCTCAGCTAGCTGAGTTTCAGCAAAACCGAATGATTATCATGTTTTATTCGTGCATTTCTGTCCCTATTACATGTTCAAATTTTGGATATGAAAAACTGAAAGTATGGATTTGAAATGTTGGTGAAGTTTTTAAAGTTGAAACCTGAAAAGCTTGGCTTATTTGAATTTAGAGAGAGCACATGCACATACAGGACACTGGTGCTGCATGCGGAAGCAACGAAACCGGGGAGTGTCCTCCACTTGTCTCCCCTCACTCCCCGCTTAACGCTCCCTTCCCTCCGTCCAAGCTCTCCTCCCCTTGAAAGCCACGCAATTATTCCGACAGCCCAAGAACAGGCTAATCCCATGCATCCATGCTCTTGTCGCTAGGAATTGAAGTGATCGGGAGATCATTGCGGGCCAGTGTTCCTGATCAGGAGAAAATGTGCCACTAATTCCGAGGTATTTGCTGTTCTTCATACTAGGAATCATCGGCATGGTGGCATTTTGAATGTCATGATGTTTCCCTTCAGGATCTGACCTCTGCGGCCAGAGAGTGAGGACGTTGTGAGGAAGAGGAAGCATACATGAACGGAGTTGCATGAGGTGAAGGGGGACGAGACGATGGCCCTGTTCGATCGGAACCAGAGGCAGCGGTCGTCGCTCTTCTCGACGGCGACCGTCGTCGTCTTCGCGGCGCTCTGCCTCGTCGGCTTCTGGATGGTcacccctccctcgccggagGCTGTCCCGGCGGCCACGGTGACGGCGTCCACGGCGGACGTCAAGAAGGCGGCGGAGGCCGTCGtgaaggagaaggaggaggaccgGTCCATCGACGCCACCAACAACTTCAAGCAGGACAGTGCCAACGTCGTCGCGGAGGCCACCACGGCCGCTGTGGAGGCCGAGAAGCCCACCGTGGACGCCAAGGGCGGCGAGGCCGACGGCGAGAAGCCGGCGTCCAAGAACCAGTCGTTCGATGACGAGAACGGCAGGACGGAGGGCGGGGAGCTCGTGAAGCCGGAAACCGCCGAGACGGACGGCACcgctgctgccgctgccgccgTGGCTGCTTCCCAGGGGACGAGCGTGGAGGACACGGTGACGGACGTGAAGGAGCAGGCTTCTACGGACACCAAGGAAACCGTAGGCAGCGGCGGTCAGGACGCGAACACTGAGAAGACGCCGGCTGACACCAAGGAGAGCATCGTCAGCCAGGAGGAAAACCCGAAGGAGGCCGCCGGCGGCGGCTCTTCCAAGAAGCAGACCTTCGACGACGAGAACGGCAAGATGGAAGGCGTCGACGTGGTGAAGGATGACGGCAACAAGACGTTCATCTCAGAGGACAATGCCAAGCCAATCATGGAGGAGACGACCACCGCCGCCACGGACAAGACGGAGGACGCGGCGGCGGCCGTGGTATCGACCGAAGCCTCCGCCGTAGCTAACCCCGATGATACGAAGACGTCGGACGTTGTCGAGGAAGAGCAGAAGCTTCTTCCGGAGGCTCTGCCGAACGGGCAGGCGGAGCTGCTGATGGAGCGGGCGGCGCAGAACGGGTCGTTCACGACGCAGACGGCGGAGTCGACAAACGAGCAGAAGACGCGCGCCGAGAAGaaaaagaataagaagaagaagaaagcgGCAAGCAAGGCGGAAGCGGAAGCGGAACCGGAGGCGGCGGTGTCGTTGCCGACGCACGTCTGGAAGCTGTGCAACACGAGCACAGGCGAGGACTACATCCCGTGCCTGGACAACGAGGCCGCCATCAAGAAGCTCAAGACCGACATTCACTACGAGCACCGGGAGCGGCACTGCCCCTCCCACCCGCCGACGTGCCTCGTCCCGGCGCCGCCGTCCTACAAAGATCCCATCCGGTGGCCAGTCAGCCGCAGCAAGATCTGGTATCACAACGTTCCGCACACGCAGCTGGCGGAATTCAAGAAGCGTCAGAACTGGGTGAAGGTCTCCGGCGAGTACCTCACGTTCCCCGGCGGAGGCACGCAGTTCAAGACCGGCGGCGCGCTGCACTACATCGACCTGATCCAGCAGGCGTTCCCGGAGGTGGCTTGGGGCCGCCGGAGCAGGGTGGTGCTGGACGTGGGGTGCGGCGTGGCCAGCTTCGGCGGGTTCATGTTCGAGCGGGGCGTGCTGACCATGTCGTTCGCGCCCAAGGACGAGCACGAGGCGCAGGTGCAGTTCGCGCTGGAGCGCGGCATCCCGGCCATCTCCGCCGTCATGGGCACCAAGCGGCTCCAGTTCCCGAGCAACGTGTTCGACATAGTCCACTGCGCCCGGTGCCGAGTCCCCTGGCACATCAACGGCGGATTGCTCCTCCTGGAGGTGAACCGCCTGGTCCGGCCCGGCGGTTTCTTCGTGTGGTCCGCCACCCCCGTGTACCAGAAGCTCCCCGAGGACGTGGAGATCTGGGGCGACATGGTGAAGCTGACCAAGGCCATGTGCTGGGAGATGGTGGCCAAGACCAGGGACACCATCGACCGGGTGGGCCTCGTCGTCTTCCGGAAGCCGATGAGCAACCATTGCTACGAGACACGGCGGCAGACGGAGCCTCCGCTGTGCAACCCGTCCGACGACCCCAACGCGGCGTGGAACATCTCGCTGCGGGCGTGCATGCACCGTGTCCCCACCGACCCCTCGGTGCGCGGGTCGCGGTGGCCGCAGCCATGGCCGGAGCGGGCGGAGAAGGTGCCCTACTGGCTGAACAGCAGCCAGGTGGGCGTGTACGGGAAGGCGGCGCCCGAGGACTTCGCGGCGGACTACGCGCACTGGAAGAAGGTGGTCCAGAACTCGTACCTGGCCGGCATGGGCATCGATTGGAAGAGCGTCCGGAACGTGATGGACATGCGGGCCGTGTACGGCGGGctggcggcggcgctgcgggaCATGAACGTGTGGGTGATGAACACGGTGAACATCGACTCGCCGGACACGCTGCCGGTGATCTACGAGCGGGGCATGTTCGGGATATACCACGACTGGTGCGAGTCCTTCAGCACCTACCCTCGCTCCTACGACCTCCTCCACGCCGACCACCTCTTCTCCAAGCTCAAGGCCAGGTAGGCATTCCACCCTCTACTACGCCGGCGGGCCGATCGCCATTGGACAAGAACTAAGAAATTTGTGCATGCATGCGGTAGGTGTAAGGTTTTGCCGGTGCTGGTGGAGGTGGACCGGATCCTGAGGCCGAACGGGAAGCTGATCGTGCGGGACGACAAGGAGACGGTGGACGAGATCGTGGAGGGGGTGAGGTCGATGCACTGGGAGGTGAGGATGACGGTGTCCAAGCGCAAGGAGGCCATGCTCTGCGCGAGGAAGACCATGTGGCGGCCCACGGAAATCGAGCCGGGGCCGCCCACAAGATAACCTCACCTCGCCTCGCCGGTGATCGGAGTTAACAGCTAGCGCGGCACTCGCGAGTAATTGGTCTGATTGattggctgctataggtttcaaAAAATAAGCTTGTCTAGATGAAGATGAAGTGCGTACATAGGTTCTGTGTTGGTGTTGGCCGGTGTCTAATTAGTTCTTCTTTCTAAGGTTTTTCCTCCAGTGTGAATTGCCATCTGTTGTATTGCGATGGAATAGTACGTAGGTGTACGTGCGGCATGTTTGTATGTATGTATGCTATTGGGAACCAACACTTATATGACTTATAATCCAAAAATACATAGCTAAGAGATTGATCCCCACTTAGTTACATCCTATGGTTTCTCTGCTCTCCTATGATTATTATCGGCTATCTGCTCATTGGCGCACCTCTCCACGGTTCCGTGCACTTCCACTTTCGGTAATAGATTTCATTTATCGCAACGGGCCTGCTAAAAATAAGTCTACTGAGATTTAAGCAAGTCTCAGTCGACCATGCAGCATTTTATGTCATCGTTTGCAACATTTTTTCCTACCGGTTGCAACATCCGTCTTGTTGGTTGTAGCATGTTGTCCCTCATTGGTTGTATTTCATGTCACCAGCTGCAACATCTTTCATTGACGGTTGTAGCGTTTCAGTTAGAACGGTTGTAGCATTTATTGTTGTTGCTTGCAATACCGTTGCAACATTTTTCGCCGCCGTTTGTAGCATCCAGCAGTGCAGCTCGTAGCAAAAAAAAACGCTCACGTCACACGACTGGGACTTCGTTAAATCACAGTCGACTGAGTTCTAGACACACCTTTATCGCAAACTCTTAGTTTATCATCCCGCCCGCTTACTCCGAACCCTTCACCTTTCATATCAACCACAGTTCCATGCCACCGATCATGATTTTCATTTCCATGCATCTAGTGCAAATGTTTACATAATTTCAGAACGGGTCTTTTATGAGTTTGCATGTGCATATATTCAGTAGGCTCTTCATACCATTGCGACGTGAAAAGATGGAACTCAAGTTTGTTAGCTAGCAAAACTGACTAGTTTCATAGTCGATTTGCTGCGTGGAAACTCTGCGCGACAAGTTGCACATGTGCTTCCTCAGTTGTCTCTAATTCTTAATCGTATTCTTACTGAAAACTATGACATATATTTATGTTTTGCATCAAGATATTTTATGATTTTATTTTCTTCACGAGGTTACAATTTCGTAAACGATGTTGCTATTCTCTGATGGATAACCTTGTATTTCTGTCAGAAAAGTACTTTGCACAAAGGTACATCACTTCTGGTAGTCTGTTAGCAGTGACGGAGCCACAAAAAATCCTTGGGGAGAGGGGGGCTATAATATAAACCTCCCCCAAAAATGTTCAGACCTTCGTCCAAGATTGGggttgtcccccccccccccccccacccccaccccaaccACCACCACCTTCACATAGCTCCGCCAATTTCTTTTAGCTTACTTGTTGAGACAAGTTGGAAAGCTTAGCAGAGGTAGCCATGCGTATGTGTTGACATCTCTTGCGCTACACTTCACATTGAAGACCTGGATTGGGTTTTACCCCGGTCCAAGCAAGAGATATCGGGACAATGAGCACAACTTCTTCTATACGTTGTTCCGCTGGAGGATCCAATCATTGTTACAATATGTCCTTAGGTAAATCATCTTCTTGTGATAAGGATATCGCTGACTAAGAGGTTATCAAGTCACTTGGGTGCTTCCCCATCATGACCTCTAGAGCAACAACATTGAAGTTGTAAACATCACACCTCTATGTTACCCTCATTATGTATGCAAATTCTGCAATAAAACAACTAGAACCGTCTTTGTTAGTGTATTTCTCCAATATGACATTGCTAAGTAGTGCCTAAAATATGCGATGACATTGGTCCAAATAGCATTTTATTGAGTTGTGTTTTCTCACTAATTCGGATATTatttttccttcactttttcttcaaaagattttgGACTGCTAAAGGTGTATTTTTTGCGGTGCCCAAAAAGAATTCTACATAGTTTATTTATGGATGGTTCAAATTATTGTTATTAACTCTAGCTAGCATATTTATGGCCTCTTGATGTAGCCATGTGATCGTTCCTAAGTATATTGGGGACTTCTTCTCGAAAACGCGGTGCATCATTGCACGCGCTTGCAAGCCCCACTAAGTAGCTAAAACCGACGCGCCACAAGCAAGAGAAAATACGATGTGCACTCAAGAACCATGACCACGACTAAGACCCTCCCCTGATGAGTCTAGCCAAGAGCTTAGCCCATCCAAGGGCCAAATTTATGCTTCATCTTTAATGGCCAGCAGCACCATTTGGACATTAGGGAGACTCCTATTGAAGACAATAATTTTAAGGCTTCCAAATTATCCAAGAACAAAGAGTGATTAAGGAGTTTTACCTAGCCTGCTTAGAGCCTGACACCAAAGATATGGTTCTGGACCACCAATCCAAGAAATTAACAGCAGGTGACTGGGTTGGGGCAAAGTCGGGATGGCCAAGATGTCTGAACAGGAGGGACCATGTATCTCTTACAAACACACGAGAGGAAAGGATGTGATAAACCATTTCCTCTTCCTACTTGCAGAAAGGACAACGATTTTGATGTGGCAAACCCCTCCAAGAAAGGCGGCCAGCCGTCcatgttgggaaacgttgcatggaaaaaaaaTCTATGCACACACGATGATCTATatatggagatgcatagcaacgagggggagagtgtgtctacgtaccctcgtagaccgtaagcggaagcgtttcacaatgcggttgatgtagtcgaactttcttcgcgctccaaccgatctagtaccaaaagcacgacacctccgcgttcggCACACGTtaagctcggtgacgtcctccgccttcttgatccggCAAGACGatgaggtagtagatgagttccggcagcacgacggcgtggtgacggtgatggtgaagtgatcttcgcagggcttctcctaagcactacgaaaatatgaccgggggagTTAGCGGTGGacaggggcgccgcacacggctaagacaatgttgtgtccttgtgtggtgccccctacccatgtatatataggtgggaggggaggaggcggccccTAGGGCGCCCCAAGAGACCTGGCGGCAGCCCTAGGGCTGCTGCCTTGCCCTGCGCCCCCTTTCCTTGTAagaagaagggggaaggaaagaggggggagagggaaggaaggggtagtcctactccacactttcctttccctc
This genomic window from Aegilops tauschii subsp. strangulata cultivar AL8/78 chromosome 4, Aet v6.0, whole genome shotgun sequence contains:
- the LOC109735110 gene encoding probable methyltransferase PMT24; this translates as MALFDRNQRQRSSLFSTATVVVFAALCLVGFWMVTPPSPEAVPAATVTASTADVKKAAEAVVKEKEEDRSIDATNNFKQDSANVVAEATTAAVEAEKPTVDAKGGEADGEKPASKNQSFDDENGRTEGGELVKPETAETDGTAAAAAAVAASQGTSVEDTVTDVKEQASTDTKETVGSGGQDANTEKTPADTKESIVSQEENPKEAAGGGSSKKQTFDDENGKMEGVDVVKDDGNKTFISEDNAKPIMEETTTAATDKTEDAAAAVVSTEASAVANPDDTKTSDVVEEEQKLLPEALPNGQAELLMERAAQNGSFTTQTAESTNEQKTRAEKKKNKKKKKAASKAEAEAEPEAAVSLPTHVWKLCNTSTGEDYIPCLDNEAAIKKLKTDIHYEHRERHCPSHPPTCLVPAPPSYKDPIRWPVSRSKIWYHNVPHTQLAEFKKRQNWVKVSGEYLTFPGGGTQFKTGGALHYIDLIQQAFPEVAWGRRSRVVLDVGCGVASFGGFMFERGVLTMSFAPKDEHEAQVQFALERGIPAISAVMGTKRLQFPSNVFDIVHCARCRVPWHINGGLLLLEVNRLVRPGGFFVWSATPVYQKLPEDVEIWGDMVKLTKAMCWEMVAKTRDTIDRVGLVVFRKPMSNHCYETRRQTEPPLCNPSDDPNAAWNISLRACMHRVPTDPSVRGSRWPQPWPERAEKVPYWLNSSQVGVYGKAAPEDFAADYAHWKKVVQNSYLAGMGIDWKSVRNVMDMRAVYGGLAAALRDMNVWVMNTVNIDSPDTLPVIYERGMFGIYHDWCESFSTYPRSYDLLHADHLFSKLKARCKVLPVLVEVDRILRPNGKLIVRDDKETVDEIVEGVRSMHWEVRMTVSKRKEAMLCARKTMWRPTEIEPGPPTR